DNA sequence from the Callospermophilus lateralis isolate mCalLat2 chromosome 2, mCalLat2.hap1, whole genome shotgun sequence genome:
TAATAGAAGATATCTAATCCGTTTCATATTTTTATCCCCTAATGCTATATAATACATTTCCTCTCACCTCAAAAGATATAATCATGAAAACACAGACCTATAGCAGGTGCTGTGTTCTTCTTGGTGCTTTGCCCTTAGAAAGGAATTGCTTCACTCAAGGTTATGCCTCCTTTCTGGGGCAATCTGCATCCAAACACTGGTTGATGGGAATGGGGAAAGGCCTGGCACATACATCTCAATGTAGACACTCTGAAAGGTCATCCCAGAGCTCCCTATGGTATTGTATGAGTACTTTGTTTTCCCCTCCACTATTTTCCAATAATTTCCTCACATGCAAATGCCGATCAGTCAGTACTCTGCTGAATACACAAGGGTCTTCTCTGTAGATCTTTAGGATTCCTTTTACTCTGTTCTATCTTCTAACACTCTGTCCTATGAACTCTAGTGGCCATTCCATCCTTCCCTCCCATCTCCTTCTCCTCAACACAGAAGACAACTAAACTATACCTTAGATGACCTTTGATATGGCCTGAAATCTCTATATAATGAGCTGGAAAACTCTCCAATAAATAGTAGACTATTTATTGTTTCCTAATTCAGGATCACTACAGCTTCCTATCTCTCAGGGATCACTTTCTATGACCTGATGTCCAGTGCCTTGAAAGTCATTATCTttacatattttgttttagtttttcagTTGTTTTAAGTGAGAGGGTAAATTTAGTGATGTTCTATCTTAGCAAACTAAAGTACTTCTAGAAAATATAAATCCATACTGTATAAGCATCTATCTTGTGTCTCCTTTCTAGGATCATAGTTGGATTTGTAGAATAAACCCCATCCCATTCCATCCTGCCCCATCCCTCAGGAAAACTCTGTGAAATGACTATAGCTTTAGTGTCTCAGGAGGACTATGAAATACAATGACAGGGAATACACCTCTGAAAGAACCAGAGGACAGAGTGATTTGGAGACTTCAAAGTATATCCAAGGAATTtaaggaaaatatatagggaagggcAATGATGGCCAGAAATTGGAACTCAAATGAGATGTGATTAATCAGGACCTTCAAGATTAACATggcatttagatttttttaaaagtgaagAGTCTACTAAACTTTTTTCCTTGTGTGTAAAGACAACTAGATGTGTGCCCAGAATTAATATGAATATCTCAAGACGACTACATTACTGAAACTTTTCTCACAGGATTAAGCAAGGACAATTGCCTATCAAGCCTCCAGGTCAGTTGGGTTTGGCTCTGGGGAACCTGATCTTTATCTGGGGAACCTTATGTCTTTATCCATAAGAAGATAAGCGTATGCCAATATATTTTGAATAAGCAGAGTCAAACTGATGAAACCCACAGAATTATCATTATGAAAGCTTGAAAATACAGTTGACCATCTCTCTCTCATTTATGCCACACATCTAACTGATAATCAAGTTCTGCTTGTTCTTTAAAGAAATTGCCTTAAAATACTTTCTGATCACTTTTTCTTTAATTTAGAGATGTCAAGAAGCTCCCTAGCACCCCACAATTCACCAAGTTCTTGTTATATTCTAAAGTTGTCTAATAAATGCCTATTCATCCAATATTTATAATTAGCCATTAAAGAGAGATTTCATAGAACAACAATGatcatttttcattaaaacaagGGATTGATACTCTCTATTTCAGATGTCTTTAATTTAGCAATCATAAAGTTTCTCGTCTGAACCAATCTTTAACCTCTTAATGGAGTGGCTCTGGCTTCTACTTCATGACATTTTTCAAATAAGAATTATGCTTTCCCTTTCAGTAAGGTTATTGGATGAACCTGAACCCTCAATTTCCTACTATCCACATGAAAAAGATACAACTGCTACCAACtacaataataatttttttccttacccATTTTTATCAAATTATGAATCCAGAGGTTTAACCATATGCTATATGAAGCATGATTTTGAGTACACAGAAGGTTCCCTGTACCTGGGTTGGTTTGACCGCCATCTACACTGATGGTCTTATTCCCCAAGGATTTCCTCTTTGGTCCCCATAAGTGTTTGAAGATGTGTGAGGCTTCTACTTGGCCCTGGTTGGTACAGTTATGATCATGAGCCTTTTGTGATAACAGCCTGAAGAGCCATGATCACAAAAAGAAGGTGACTGTGTCTCTGGGTTCTGTGCTCCTGTTTTATTCTGAGAGAAAAAAGCCAATGGGCAGCATCAGGTTCATAAAAATAACACAGGATTGAAGAAGGAGTGGAAATCCATGGAAACATTCTGGAGTCAGACAGACTTGTACAGGAATCAATGCTCCACCACTCACCAGATTATCAGTATATGGTTATCAGTATATGGAATAATAATCCTGCCATGCAAAATTCTTGTAGGATAGGATGATTTGAATATGTAGATGTCTAGTCAGAGTGAAGTagctacaaatgttaataataccACATAGGTCATTGAACTTTGATCAAGAACTAAGAGGGATATACCAATTCCTGATATTAAAGAGACAAAAAGTAGGTAGGAAATATTCAATATCTGCACATTAGTTTATTGCCTAGAATCATGGATCCTGAAATGGGGGGGGAATGGTATTTCTTTGAGTCCTTTAGAGTTCGGTAAGTGTTCAAAACCCTCTCTGCAGCAATTTCTGAAATCCTTGCTTTAACTCTTTGGTTCGAAACCCATATACAATAGGGTTTAATGCAGGGGGAATAAGGTGATGGAGAACATTAAGTAGGATCAGGATGTCCATGGGGACCCTCTTTCTGGACACATTTGTCAACACTACGACCAGCAGGATGGTGCTGAAGAAGAGGATGAGGATGAAGTGGGAACCACATGTGCTCAAAGCCTTTGTTGCAGCACCCTCAGCCTTAAACTTCAGTACCGCTCTTAGAATAAAGGTGTAGGAAAGGAAGATGAGAAAGAAATCTGAGCCAAATAAGATCCAACCAGCCACAAATTGGTAGATTCTGTTAAGGGTGATATTATCACAGGAAAGCCTGGACACAGACAGGTTGGCACAGATGCAGTTCTCAATGACATTTTCCCCACAGTAATGGAGACGAGCAGAGAGAATGGGAACAGGTGAAAGCAGCAAAACACTCCGAGACACAATGAAGACACTAGCCTTGGCCACAAATTGGTTAGTGATGATGGAGGGGTACCGCAGTGGAtggcagatggccacatagcggtcataaGCCATCACCATGAAAGTGCAGGACTCCATGGGGAGAAAACTATTCATGATGAACATCTGGAGGAAGCAGGCAGAGAAGCTGATGGGTCTGAGGTCAAACCAGAAGATGGCCAAGACCTTGGGGATGACAGTGAGGCAGAGCACAATGTCCAGCAGGGAGAGGAGGCTGAGCAGGTAGTACATGGGCTCATGCAGCGAGGCTTCCAGCCAGATGACGATGAGGAGGGTGGTGTTGGCCCCCATggccaggaggaagaggaggctgAGGGGCAGGGACAGCCAGTGCTGCCAATTCTGGTAGTTAGGGAAGCAGATGAGGAGGAATTCAGAGACTGGAGCAGTGGAGTAGTTACTGGATAATTTCATGAGAGAAATCCTCAACTGAAAAGATTTtacctggatttatgtatgacAAGACTTAGGAATTAAGTGAAAAAAAGTAAAGTTATCAAAATATTCGCTAACACTTTACCATCCAGAAAATTGATGAATGGGGGCAGGGTTGGCAAGTTATTTCTGGAGTTAGTTTAGAATAACAAATAAGAAAGATTACACCAATGGTTTAGAAGGAAAATGGTGAAAAGAATTAAAGCACATCGTAAAATGGAACAAATTATGTTACATGCATCTGTGAAtacatcaaaatgaaccccactattatatataatgcactaataaaatacACATAGTAAAGTAAGAAAAATTTTCTAACCAATGTTGACAAAGCAAATAACCAATTATAAATCCTACAAGCCAGAAATGCCTGCTCATTTACAGAATAATCTAAAATTACTAAATAAATCATAAAATCATGGTTAATCATATGGTACTTTCAGAAAGGATGCTGATATCATTTATTAGATAGTAGTAAAACATTAGATTTCTCTCACTTTTTATCATATACAAAAGTAAATTTTGGATGGAAAAATCTATGCTATACTTCCAATCTTATTCTAAACTAAAGGAAAACGCAAGTCAACACTGACTAAATATAAAGAGAGTTCCTCACTCCCTGTCATTCTAGCTTCTACTTCCAGCACACTCCATCATGAGCATACTTAATCCAAGTCAGCACAAGTACAATTCAATCTTTCTATAGAAAGTTATGCTCAAAGTTAGACTTTTCATTAAGGATTTATACCTACCAACCTGAACTGAGCTCTTTATATACAAGTTTATTACAATAACCTTCTCTGGATAATTCATTCCTCCGCCCATTTCAAGCAATTTTTCAATCAATTTTTCAAGCTTTCTAAATTCTTTTCAAATGCTAAACCGCTCCTTTCTCATTTAACCTCTCCCACTGCCTCACAAAGACGGCAGAGAACTCAGATTCAAGTTCCTCATTTTCCCATGATAGACTCATAAATCCAGGAACGTCTAACTCCTCGCTCTCCTACTTGTTTATGGTAAAATAGACTTTCCATCCCTCCCTCAAATGGCAATTTATCCACCTCTGATTTTTATTCTACCTACCTTGATTTTCTTAGGAACTTTGACCTATTAATATTTTTGTCAATTCCTTAGGTATTCAAATTCTTCACATTGATATTAAAAATGCTTAAGTCTGTCATATCCTAACAAATATTTTCATCTATCACCCACCTCCATTGGATGTGTGATCATGATTTCACTTTTGGACAATATACTAAATCTCTCTCCATTGTTCTTGCATACTCAAACGTAAGGGACCAAAAGAAGCAAAGAACATCCTAAAATGGGACAGGTTATTGTTCTCTTCAGTAGTCCAGTTGAGAATTGATATGTGTGTGAATGAATGGATCTGGAATGGCTCTGAGGGTGTAAAGAAGTGTCAATGTTATGGCACAGACAGAGATTAGACTGACTAGTTATATAGAAGAGAGGGTAGGCAATCAAAAATTGTAGTGACTGTTCTGCCTTAAATGACTTAGTAAATTTCACAAAACAAATAATTGACTTTGAAAAGACAATGTATCTCTGGAGGCAGAGATTATAGATTCAATTTTGATATGTTGAGCTTAATGGAATCTATAGAAGTTAACAAATACCTATGACATGAAATGTTGAAAAACACAACTCCAATTTCTTGAAAGCTCAAAGGTAAATATAGGAATTGGAAATTATCAGCATATAATGTATATTGCAGATCATAGGACTTAACACATTTTCTTAAGGAGAATATATAGATTAAAATACAAACAAGCATAGCAATGGACCCTAAGAAACAGTGATCAGCCAgaaattatagagattcaaaggaAACCGGAAAGGAATTTCCAATGCCATAATTGAAAATCAAATGGAGTGGCCAGATGTGTCCACTACAGAATTTCattaatgtagaaaaataaatGGTCCATTGCATTTGGCAATAAATAATCACTGTTGATCCTAACAAGAACAGTTCAGTGGGAAGAAGATAGATGGAGGAGCCCACAGGCTTGACTGAATGCAGAAGGGTAAGTTTGGgtttgtgctgttgtttaatgggataaattttaatattcttatGCTAAGAATTAAAggactaaagaaagaaaaatactggcaataaagaaaataaggaagaaaaggaagaggtCCTTGAGGAAATAATTTTATTCCTATTTAAATACTTTATAAAACACAGCACCATCTGACTTTCCTCTTTTCCTAATCCACTATAAAAATCTCTGAAGTCTATAAAATATAGTTTTCATCTTTTTATCCCATGTTGTGTTCACACTACCTAATTCCCAGTAGATTCTGAATAAATGGTtgtgaaataaatgtttatattttGAGAATTTGAGGGTTTAGAggttacaatgaaaaaaaaagcagaaaaacattaacccaaGCGTCCAAGGGAACTGATGGAAGAATTGAGGCAAGCCAAACCACAGGAAGAAGGGCAAGATATGAATAGAAACCGAGAAAGCTCTGGGCCATAGGCAGGGATAGAGGCAGACAGGGCGATATTTGTGATATCTTGTTGGACTTTGGGGATCTTAAACTAAGCACCACATGTAAAGACTCCCTGGCCCCAAAAGCCTGGACCCTGTTGAGTGGGAAACTTCTGATTCAGTCTCTGACCTACTAGGTCCTTTGCCTTCATACTTACACCAGCAGCAAACAACATGGTAGTTCCTTCTTTACAAAAGAGAATTGCCTCAGATATCTTTCATCCCTGTGGCAAACCACATCCTATTACTCTGCATTACTTATTTTTCACCTTCTGCCTATTCTCTTTTCTTGTCTTATTCTATATCTGAAAGATCCTTGCCTTAGCTTTGCTTTTTCCTATCTCTTATGTATGGTCCCCATCTATGATCCTGCACCATAATTCCTAGTCTCTGATTCTTCCTCTTCCCTATCCTCATTACTTCCTCACCTTGTGGAAGCAATTACAAGCTCATCCTTCTACCTAGACTTCAGTAAGAAGGATATACGTATTTATAAAGGATAAGAGAGGAATAAGTATAGAGAAAATATAGTTAGATAACTGGATTTATTGCAGATGGAAGTATAGACACAGACATGAGTCAAACTTTTGACTTATTCGATTAATAAGAGCTACTAGATGCCAGGCTGGTGGTACACatttgtaatctcagtgactcaggaagctgaggcaggaggatcacatgttcaaggccagcctcggcaacttacaaGATCCTCAgctatttagcaagactctgtctcaaaaaatgaaaagtgaggtaggtcagaggtaaagtgccctttgggttcaattcctagtacaaaaaaataaattaggacTTAAGCTATATAAGTAGAAGTAACAGTCATCAGAGGGAAAACGGTGTCTTCTATTCTGCCACACTTAGATTGTTGTGACCAGTTCAGAGCACCTTGATTTAAGGAACAGTTTTAAACCTGTACTATCTAAAAAGAGGTGTCCAGGATAAAGAGGATGCTAGAAACTCATTGTAAGAAAGATTAGGAAAGTGTAGATATTTTAACTAAACAATTATACAAATATACAATTGACTTTGAAAGAAAAGAGGAGGAAACAAGAACACTAAGGGCATTGGGAGAAAAACCATAAATCTGTTTCTGTTGGAAATAAATCCCTTATAATCAGAGAAGATTTCTCTCTTAATACTGGGCCACACTGAGAGAAGAAAATAACCAAATTTCCTTACCAACTTTCTCCCAGAGCTTCGAGGATCTGGGTGCCTAGTGTCACATTGAATTCAAATTGTTGTCATTGTCCTTTCCCTCCCTGAAACCCCTAGACTTCTTCTGGGCACTCTCTCAGAAGGTCTCAGCCATCAAACACACAGGATCCCTTGCATTCAATGCTGTGGGATTCTTGAGACTAGACTAAGGTCCCTTCTGGGAGGAAGCTGGGTATCTGAATGTGCAGGCCACCCGGTACCACAGCTCAtgggattttccttttttttttttttttttaattttttgtacagaggattgaattcaggggcactcaaccactgagccacatcctcagcctatttttttttattttatttagagacagggtctcactgagttgtttagcaccttgcttttgctaaggctgactttgaactcacaatcctctggcctcagcctccagaactgctggGCTTTTCCTCTTTTGTCATGGGAACCACTATAACAATGTGGAGAAAGTGTGTTCTGTCTTTTGGTGACACAGATGCTACTGACCCTGAGCCCCCTCCCTCACCCCTGGAACTCACAGGTAAAACAACAGACCAGGTCCTGCTTGAGGAACTGTCTGCATCCAGTAACCAGAGCTGGAACTGTTTCCATGGTTCTGATGAAAGAAATCTAGAGGGTTTTATGATAAGCAGTTAATTCCTCCCACTGCCCCACCCACTTCTCTAAGCCAGCTGAGAGAGAGTACTTTGGGAACAGGGTCCTGGCAGCTGGGGAGCTGGGTCTCTTAGGGACCCTACCTTAAGTTATGATGCTACTGAATGAAAATAATTGAGATATTGTTTGAAACTGAGTTGAAATTCAAGTCAGCATCTACTACTTGACTGTACAGACCAGCCACTTAAGCCTTCCTTAATTCTACATTCAACATCCTGAAATGTTATCTTGATAAATTTCCTACATTGAAACTTTCTAGGATTTATTAACAAAACTGTGCAGTTCTCTTCTTGTTATGGTTTTCTGAATTCATCTCTGCTATTTTATATCTgcatgaatttaggcaaataatttaagctatgtaagTCTCAGTCATTCTGCTGCTATTGACATTATTATCAACTCTATGTTCATCACTAGATTAGCCCCAGGTAGTTATGGGTTCCTGCCCTCAAGATTCTTTGGTAGTAATTACATGACATTACAGTATGAGTAActtcttgttttagtcagctttttcatccctgtgaccaaaagacGTGACAAGAACAAgacaaaggaggaaaagtttattatgGATCACAGTAtcagagtttcagtccatggtcagggaACTCCATAAATCTGGACTCAAGGTGAGACAAAATATCCTGGCGGAAGAgtatggcaaaggaaagcagctcaggacttggcagtcaggaagcacagagagctCCACACACAAGGGACAAAGTATAAACCTCAACAGCATGCCCCCGTGACCtaccccctccagccacaccctaaatgcctacagttaccacccagctaaTCCAATAGTGGATTAAACCACTGATCAGGTTACATCTTTTATAatttaatcatttctcctctaaaaattattgcactgtctcacacacaagcttttggaggacacctcacatctaaaccataatgctTCTTGTTGTTCACAAAATAAAATCAGCTTCCTTAATATGGTCACTTCAAGACTACATATAAGCTTCATAAGGATTAGATTCACATGGATTTTGTTCTCCACAAACTTGCAATATAGCATGGGACTTACTGCAACAGAACCAGTGCAGTTTTAGCTAGTTAATTAATTCAAGATCATGCATAATGAATCAACTTCTTTCCTCTCCAGCATATTTAAAACCACTTTTTTCTGcaagtaattatttttaatataataatatttttaatagtcATTGAATATCTCTTGGGGTGTCTGTGAATATGAAGTTCAAGTGAAACCAGTCAGttttattgtatgatttttttttccctttacctCCTAGGTTCAACCACAGAGAAGGCAAACAGCTGGCTTCTATCTAGGACCGTGTTTGTTCATTATTTCAcaagtctgttttctcctttgcCCTGCTCTGTGCTGGGACAGACTGCTTCTCTGGGCCCATCTGTTTGACTCTCTGCTTCTAGTTCAAGCAGCAGGAGCCACCTGCAGAAGACAAAAATATGAAAGGAGTAAGGGTTTGGGTGCTTATCCTGCCTGACTCTTCGCTTTAACACAGGTCTGATGTTGATGTGTTTCTCTGTAGCTACAGATCCTGTGGAGACGCAGCCCTTCCATAGCTCCAAGGTTACCAGGCTTCAGCAGAAACCCTGCCAGTCCTTGCTCCTTCAGGCCTGAGGATATAAGTGGCCTCCTCTGTTCCCCTATTTTAACACTTCTATGAATAGCCCTTTTATTAAACTCCTCTCTCAGAAATCCTTTATGCTTTATGTTTTCTGCTTCCTCCATAGCACAGTAATGTGTACTAGAAGGAGACCCAAGAATTGATTCTCAAAATGAGATGCTAGAGGAAGTGAAataagagaagaggggagggagcaggtactgggaattgaaatgcACGACATTATATTCCATATATGTGTGaccatgtcaaaatgaaccccaatattatatATACCTGTAATGCtgtaataaaaacaattttttaatgaGGTGCTAGAATTGAGTTATAGACTTGATGAGCAAGTGGAAAATCTCCTTTTCAGGGAAAAATGAAGCATCAGTGAAGTGTGTAGTATGGAGTGGCATCTCAGAAATGCCAGTTACTACCAGGTATGTTGCATGGTGGGCAGGCAAAGGGCAAGGTGGTGTGGTAAGCAAACACATAGGGTGAGCTATCTGGGTTAAAATCCCAGCACCATCACCTACCAGCTCAGCTACTTTGGATAAATCACTTCTCTTCTCTGGGTTACAGTTTTCTTAGCGAGTAAGGGTTAATATATAAGCAACACTTAGTGCTGAACTCATAGTAACTACTTGTTTATATGTAGTTCAAATTAATTCCATTGGGTCCTCATATTTCCTCTTTGGGAAAGACTCCTCA
Encoded proteins:
- the LOC143391439 gene encoding olfactory receptor 56A1, whose translation is MKLSSNYSTAPVSEFLLICFPNYQNWQHWLSLPLSLLFLLAMGANTTLLIVIWLEASLHEPMYYLLSLLSLLDIVLCLTVIPKVLAIFWFDLRPISFSACFLQMFIMNSFLPMESCTFMVMAYDRYVAICHPLRYPSIITNQFVAKASVFIVSRSVLLLSPVPILSARLHYCGENVIENCICANLSVSRLSCDNITLNRIYQFVAGWILFGSDFFLIFLSYTFILRAVLKFKAEGAATKALSTCGSHFILILFFSTILLVVVLTNVSRKRVPMDILILLNVLHHLIPPALNPIVYGFRTKELKQGFQKLLQRGF